The sequence CGTACTCCGGTGTAGGAGGACAACAGCAgcaatcacatcatcaacagcaaTACCAAGCACCGAATTATGATCCATATGCAGGAGCATACGCAccacctcaagctcaacaacctGGACCTGACTTCTCAAACCCCTATTATAACGCCGCCAACGACTTCCTGGGACTTCCCCCCGGATCTGAACAGCCATACGCTCCTCCAGTAGCCAGCGCATCAAGCAGTCGCGTTCCGACCCGTCAACAAAGTATGACCACGTTAGCTCGAACCAACACCAGCGCTACATCCCTTTCCAACGCATCTTCATTATCTTTGTCTCGTAACGTCACTGAACAGGTGGGAGCGTCTTCTACCCGTAGAAGGGGTACTCAGGCAGCTGTGGATCTCAACAAACCACCATACACCAAACAATACGTGGACGATTATCGGAAACGTATGAAAGATGATCCTGACCCTGAAGCTCAATTCGCCTTTGCCAAATACCTCATAGAAGCTGCCAAGAAGATAGGAGACGAGATAAGTCAAACAGATTCGAAGTTGGGCAGGAAATATCGAGATGTGTTATTGCAAGAATCATTGAGGAATATCAAGAAATTAGCAGAGGGAAAAGAACCTTATCCCGACGCTCAATTCTTCCTTGCCAACTTGTATGGAACAGGTCAACTAGGCCTACAAGTGGATCATGAAAAGGCTTACTACCTGTACCTCATGGCTAGTAAATTGAATCATCCCGCTGCGACGTATCGTTCGGCGGTATGTAATGAGATAGGAGCAGGAACAAGGAAAGATCCCGGTCGAGCGGTGTTGTTTTATCGAAAAGCCGCTGCGTTGGGCGATACAGCTGCGATGTATAAGCTTGGTATGACGTTATTAGGTGGATTATTGGGTCAACCGCGTAATCCGAGAGAAGCGATCGTATGGTTCAAACGAGCAGCTTCACAAGCTGACGAAGATAATCCCCATGCGTTACACGAGTTAGCCTTGTTACATGAAAGACCAAACAACGGTGGTGTGGTACCTCACGATCCCAATATGGCTAGAGAGCTGTTCACTCAGGCTGCTCAGCTGGGGTACGCTCCCGCGCAGTTCAAGTTGGGAAGTTGTCATGAGTTCGGGACGTTGGGTTGTCCGATCGATCCTAGAAAGAGTATCGGCTGGTACACCCGTGCAGCCGAGAAGGGAGATATGGAAGCGGAATTGGCTCTCAGTGGATGGTATCTGACGGGAAGTGGTGAGTGCCTCTTCACATGCTTAGCTGGGATATAGCTGATAGTGTAGGGGTAGAGGGCGTACTGAAACAATCCGATACGGAGGCGTACCTGTGGGGTCGAAAGGCCGCGAACAAGGGTCTGGCGAAAGCAGAATATGCGGTTGGGTGTAAGTTGATTTGTCAAACACAAGTTGAGAAAAGATGCTGATCCGTGGACATAGATTACACTGAGATTGGAATAGGAGTCAAGCAAGATCTCGAATTGGCGAAGAGGTGGTATATGCGAGCAGCAGGTGAGTTTAAGTCTTTGCAAGATTGCATAATTGGGATATTTCGATCTGACGGTTTTCTTTTGTTGGATGTGATAGCCCAACAACATAAACGAGCGATGCAACGTCTGACCGAATTGAACAATGCGAAAAACCCTAAAGGGAAAGGTAATAGACCAACGAGGCATGAAGCTTCATCTGAATGTACGATCATGTAGATGAGTAGAAGACATAGGTCTGAGACCGAGATGAAGGGATTAGATATCATGTGTACAGTAGTAAGTACCGATCATGCATTAAAGCagtgatagctgattgatcaGTTCTTGGGTATCAGTTACCGTATGAACGAGGATGAATCAACGTATTATCAAATAATATCATTATTCTATATTATCTATAATGTTTGATTTGATGCATTGCTGCATTGCATCCTATGAGCTCCTCAAATATATATAGTATTTGACCCGAGTTCACTCCATGCGAGTCACTTCCTGATAaacccttccaaccccttcGCTACGTCCTCTTTGAGTTTCTCAGATACCACTTCCCGATCTGCGAAATACGTCAACATCAACTGTTTCCCTATCCAAGGATCATTGAGTCGTCCAAGTATCGTCCCCTATATCGTGAATCCCATCAGTCGTCCGACTCCCAATCACACCGCTCAAGCTACtcttgactcacctcgaactCGACTATCAGACCGCCCTCTCGCGGACGAAGTAGTACGACCTGTTTACCCTTCTGTACGGTTTGAGCAGGGAAGAATGACTTGAGTGTCTGGATGGATTGGGTTATGCGCTATCATCCGCATCATTAGCTTACAGCTTACATGTAAGATGGGGAAGATACACATACCTGCTCGTCATCATCTGTTAATTCGCCTTTGGATCTGGCAAGTTTCTGACGAGCTTGTAATGCTCTGGTGAAAGCATCTCGGAGGTGCTAGGTTCTCATCGCATGATCAGCTCTGATGCGCTATGTACATCGGAGCTCAATCAGCtgagtgaagagtgaaaCCTGACTCACTCCAAAATCGGTATTTCGATTGGGCACTAGAAAAGTAACGATCAGCCGAAAACACCCACTAGGTCCTATAAGAGCCAGACTCACCTATCCTCACAGCAACAGCTACAGGCCTATCGAAAAGGTTCTTCATCAATCCTTCACCAGACAATTGCGGTGCGTCAAGTGGGTCCGAAGGTGTTTTGGTAGGAGGCGTCAAGAGATGTTGAGCTGTGAAAGTCTATCCTCGTATATCccaatcaacatcagcttatATGGACATCCTGCATAAAGTAGTCAGAAGCTCACATGCCATCCTTCTACGTTGTGCAGGTCTTTCAGAGCCACTTCGTCCAGGTAAAACCCTGCGCTGTAGACTTTGACTCGGAGGAAGGAGACCTTCCTTACTCCTAGACCTACCAACGATAATGCGGGGGAAGTGGTCGCTAGAGAAGGTGATAGGTCGAGTGGGAATTGGATGTTCGTATCGGGATCAACTAGAGCGTCAGTGTATATTGTATCAGCTTCCGATTTAGGGCATCGAAAtattgagggatgatggtatgCCCACCTCGGAAGGCAGCTTTGGATTTCGGATCATCTCGAAAGTCCTGAGCTGCAGAATCGGCGTGAAGGGTGATTTGTTCTTTGAAGTATGAGAAGACATCTGGGCAGATAAAGAGGCATCAATCAGCGATGTGCATTTTTCGGAAGGTATACGACAATTCATGGCTCACCTTTATTCTGCATCAATCCATACCCCACAACTGATCCCGCGATTGCTATTCCAGCGAACAAGGGTAAGGATGACCCTGCTCTTCGAGCAGCTGCTGGTCGTGCAGCCGCATTTCGGAATGCTGAGAGGACGGGTCTTGTAGCTCTGAATGACATTGTGGGTTCTTGGTTTATGAGACAGTCGAGGGATAGTATCTCCTCAAGATGACAGTCATGCTAATTGATCTGATCTCACCCAACAACATCTCTCGAATGTGAAGTATCTTCCACGTCATCACATTATGTATGGGACCGGGTAAACATGTATACAGTATACCGAGTGTTGACAATGCACCGCATAAAGCAAAGGTAAGGTAGTCGAGctcttctccacttcttctGCATCCTTACTTGATCACTAGCAATCATACCCCTCATCATGATCAGACAGCGCATACCTCAGCTCTTTTTAAGACCCCAGCAAATCTTACTCCCTGCCCTTGCACCCCGTTCGTGTCGCATCACCACCTCACGTCGCATCTCCGCCGAATCAGATGGCATCGCTTCAAACGCTCGTATCGGTAAACCCCAGGATATATCCTCTCGACCAGGTAATATACCCACCATATCGTCTGACGAGAGTAAAACAAAAGTATCATGGCCTGATGGGAGAGAGACCACTTTGTAAGCTGTTCCTTGCTGTCGAACCGGGAAGATTTAGCTGACATGCCCCTGCCTAGCGATAACTACTTTTTATTTGATCATTGTCGATGTCCGAGATGTTTCCATCAGCAAACAAAGCAGAGGCTGAAGACCATGAGTGAGGTGAGACTGCTCTCTGGTTATCATTGAGCAATACTGACGACATAGAATATAGATACCCACAGATATACATCCTACCTCTGTGGAAGTGGACAAAACCGGAGTACACCTAACATGGTCAACTTCCGATTTGCATAAATCGTCTTTCCCCTTGGAATTCCTCAGAAGATCAGCTTATGATCCACCATTAGCGTCGTACAGAGacgagaaggagaggtgagctacatCTTACTGCTTGTATCGCAATAGCTGACTTGCATCAACCGGTACATAGTCGTATATTGTGGAATAGTCAGATAGCGCAATCACCCCCTACAGTCCGATACGACGAAATCATGAGTACTGAGAAAGATGGCCAGACTAGTGGGAGGGCGATTCTCAAGTTGCTTAATCGAGTGGTCAgtcccctccttcctccataGAGCCTGGACAATGAAGTTTGACTGACTTCGTTTGCATTCAGCACGACTTTGGCTTTTGCTTCATCCATGATGTCCCAGCTACGGGAGAACAAACAAAGGAAGTGATAGAGAAGGTTGCGCCCATACGAAACACCCACTGTCAGTCTCTCGCTCATTGCTGGCGATATTCTCCAGGGCTGATATATCATTGCTTTACACAGACGGCGGATTTTGGCAATTCACCGCTGATCTAAGCCACGGCGATCTGGCCTATTCCAACGAAGGACTCCCCGCCCACACAGATACCACCTACTTCACCGACCCAGCAGGCTTACagatctttcatcttctctctcacCCCTCGCCCCCAGGAACAGGAGGGACCACTCTCCTAGTGGATGGATTCTACACCGCATCATTACTATCTACGCTTTATCCTACTTCTTACTCCCTGCTTTCTCGCCTGAGAGTACCCGCCCACGCATCCGGTACTGAGGGTACGATGCTCAGACCACCTATCAGCCAACCCTCACTACGGCACGATGAGAAAGGTCAGTTGGTGCAGGTCAGATGGAATAATGAAGATCGAGGTGTACTGGGACAAGGTTGGACACCGGACGAGATCAAGGGTTGGTATCAGGCTGCGAGGAGGTATGACGAGTTGAACAGGAGTGAGGATGCCGAGTATTGGGTGCAACTGCATCCTGGAACtgttcttggtgagtggtaGAACTTCCACgactcttcttcacttccaagGGCg comes from Kwoniella bestiolae CBS 10118 chromosome 1, complete sequence and encodes:
- a CDS encoding trimethyllysine dioxygenase, which encodes MIRQRIPQLFLRPQQILLPALAPRSCRITTSRRISAESDGIASNARIGKPQDISSRPGNIPTISSDESKTKVSWPDGRETTFDNYFLFDHCRCPRCFHQQTKQRLKTMSEIPTDIHPTSVEVDKTGVHLTWSTSDLHKSSFPLEFLRRSAYDPPLASYRDEKESRILWNSQIAQSPPTVRYDEIMSTEKDGQTSGRAILKLLNRVHDFGFCFIHDVPATGEQTKEVIEKVAPIRNTHYGGFWQFTADLSHGDLAYSNEGLPAHTDTTYFTDPAGLQIFHLLSHPSPPGTGGTTLLVDGFYTASLLSTLYPTSYSLLSRLRVPAHASGTEGTMLRPPISQPSLRHDEKGQLVQVRWNNEDRGVLGQGWTPDEIKGWYQAARRYDELNRSEDAEYWVQLHPGTVLVIDNWRVMHGRSAFTGSRTMCGAYVGADDWLSRRAALTKKYEIRKKSILDEDWSLGW